One genomic region from Sphingomicrobium aestuariivivum encodes:
- a CDS encoding imm11 family protein — MPPGFDLTAPPRLVFSAAKIGGAHMWCDKHLSMGVFISDELKAAFDEAGLTGIEPKPVDTVSASDEAKGPPAEARKGLLKRLFS, encoded by the coding sequence GTGCCGCCCGGATTCGACCTCACCGCCCCACCGAGGCTCGTCTTTTCCGCCGCGAAGATCGGGGGTGCTCACATGTGGTGCGACAAGCATTTGTCGATGGGCGTCTTCATCTCCGATGAACTGAAGGCCGCCTTCGACGAGGCGGGCCTCACGGGTATCGAGCCCAAGCCGGTAGACACCGTAAGCGCCAGCGACGAAGCCAAAGGACCCCCAGCCGAGGCGAGGAAGGGGCTGCTGAAGCGCCTCTTCTCCTGA
- the acs gene encoding acetate--CoA ligase, producing MDAINPPLMSVDSHADAEAYGRLYARSLEDNDGFWLEQARRLDWTTAPTRAGNWSFDPVDIRWYEDGVLNLCHNAVDRHVAAGHGEQVALIFEPDDPAQPARTITYAELRREVVAMANALKAIGVKKGDRVTLYMPMIPEGAFAMLACARLGAVHSVVFGGFSPEALAGRLTDCDSHFVITADEGRRGGKTVPLKANVDAALTRDGVAVDAVLVVRNTGSDIEWCHDRDHWLHDVRGDADCPCEPMQAEDPLFILYTSGSTGKPKGVLHTTGGYGVWAASTFHYVFDYQPGETYWCTADIGWVTGHSYIVYGPLLNRATSVMFEGVPNFPDFGRFWQVVERHKVNIFYTAPTAIRALMREGDDPVTAHDRSSLRILGTVGEPINPEAWRWYHDVVGEGRCAIVDTWWQTETGGIMITTLPAAQAMKPGSAGKPFFGISPQLVDNDGAVLEGAAEGNLCIAASWPGQARTVYGDHDRFIQTYFSTYRGKYFTGDGCRRDRDGYYWITGRVDDVINVSGHRMGTAEVESALVLHHDVAEAAVVGYPHDIKGQGIYCYVTLNAGVEPSDDLAAELRAHVRKEIGPIATPDHLHFTPALPKTRSGKIMRRILRKIAENDYGALGDTSTLADPGVVDALIEGRQNR from the coding sequence ATGGACGCGATCAACCCGCCGCTCATGAGCGTGGACAGCCATGCCGACGCCGAAGCCTACGGCCGCCTTTACGCCCGCTCGCTCGAGGACAATGACGGCTTCTGGCTTGAGCAGGCTCGGCGCCTCGACTGGACCACCGCCCCGACCCGGGCGGGCAACTGGTCCTTCGATCCGGTCGACATCCGCTGGTACGAGGACGGCGTCCTCAACCTGTGCCACAATGCGGTCGACCGCCATGTCGCCGCCGGCCATGGCGAACAGGTCGCGCTGATCTTTGAGCCCGACGATCCGGCACAGCCCGCGCGCACCATCACCTATGCCGAGCTCCGGCGCGAGGTCGTGGCCATGGCCAATGCGCTGAAAGCAATCGGCGTGAAGAAGGGCGACCGCGTCACCCTCTACATGCCGATGATCCCCGAAGGCGCCTTTGCCATGCTCGCCTGCGCGAGGCTGGGCGCGGTCCATTCGGTCGTCTTCGGCGGCTTCTCGCCCGAAGCGCTGGCAGGCCGCCTCACCGATTGCGACAGCCACTTCGTCATCACTGCCGATGAAGGCCGCCGCGGCGGCAAGACCGTACCGCTGAAGGCCAATGTCGATGCCGCGCTCACCCGCGATGGCGTCGCGGTCGACGCCGTCCTTGTCGTCCGCAACACCGGCAGCGACATCGAGTGGTGTCACGACCGCGACCATTGGCTCCACGACGTGCGCGGCGACGCCGACTGCCCGTGCGAGCCGATGCAGGCCGAAGACCCGCTCTTCATCCTCTACACTTCGGGTTCGACCGGAAAGCCCAAGGGGGTGCTCCACACCACCGGCGGCTATGGCGTCTGGGCGGCGAGCACCTTCCACTATGTCTTCGACTACCAGCCGGGCGAGACCTATTGGTGCACCGCTGACATCGGCTGGGTCACGGGGCATAGTTACATCGTCTACGGCCCGCTCCTCAATCGCGCGACCAGCGTCATGTTTGAGGGCGTGCCCAACTTCCCCGATTTCGGGCGTTTCTGGCAGGTGGTGGAGCGCCACAAGGTCAACATCTTCTACACCGCGCCCACCGCGATCCGCGCGCTGATGCGCGAGGGCGATGATCCTGTCACGGCGCACGACCGCTCGAGCCTGCGCATCCTCGGCACCGTCGGCGAGCCGATCAATCCCGAGGCCTGGCGCTGGTATCACGATGTCGTGGGCGAAGGGCGCTGCGCCATCGTCGACACCTGGTGGCAGACCGAGACGGGCGGCATCATGATCACCACCCTGCCCGCCGCCCAAGCCATGAAACCCGGAAGTGCTGGCAAGCCCTTCTTCGGCATCAGCCCCCAGCTCGTCGACAATGACGGCGCGGTCCTCGAGGGCGCGGCCGAGGGCAACCTCTGCATCGCCGCCTCGTGGCCGGGGCAGGCGCGCACCGTTTACGGCGATCACGATCGCTTCATCCAGACCTATTTCTCGACCTATCGCGGCAAATATTTCACCGGCGACGGCTGCCGCCGCGATCGCGATGGCTATTATTGGATCACCGGCCGCGTCGACGATGTCATCAACGTGTCGGGCCATCGCATGGGCACCGCCGAGGTGGAAAGCGCGCTCGTCCTCCACCACGACGTCGCCGAGGCGGCCGTCGTCGGCTATCCGCACGACATCAAGGGCCAGGGCATCTATTGCTACGTCACGCTCAATGCAGGGGTCGAACCGTCCGATGACCTCGCCGCCGAATTGCGTGCCCATGTCCGCAAGGAGATCGGCCCCATCGCGACGCCCGACCATCTCCACTTCACCCCCGCGCTCCCCAAGACCCGCTCGGGCAAGATCATGCGGCGTATCCTGCGCAAGATCGCGGAGAACGACTATGGCGCGCTCGGCGACACCTCGACGCTCGCCGATCCCGGGGTCGTCGATGCGCTGATCGAGGGCCGGCAGAACCGCTAG